A single region of the Paludibacter jiangxiensis genome encodes:
- a CDS encoding DUF4783 domain-containing protein, whose product MKRCIALLSIVLTTLVSAQFCNAQSFESQSASIAAAFNAKNATALSAYFCNSVELVLPGLDDTYPKVQARNHVADFFAKQPTKSFEILHQGSRANVSFIVGQLTTVTSSFRVNMLFKKEGNVLKIYQLRIE is encoded by the coding sequence ATGAAGCGGTGTATTGCACTTTTATCGATTGTACTGACTACGCTCGTAAGTGCTCAGTTTTGTAACGCACAAAGCTTTGAAAGCCAGAGTGCGTCTATTGCAGCTGCCTTCAATGCCAAGAATGCAACCGCACTATCGGCTTATTTTTGCAACAGCGTAGAACTTGTGCTTCCCGGGTTGGATGATACCTATCCCAAAGTTCAGGCTCGCAATCATGTAGCCGATTTTTTTGCCAAACAGCCAACTAAATCTTTTGAGATTCTCCATCAGGGATCTCGTGCCAATGTTTCCTTTATTGTGGGGCAACTTACTACAGTTACTTCTTCTTTCCGGGTAAATATGCTCTTCAAGAAAGAGGGGAATGTGCTGAAAATATATCAACTACGCATTGAATAA